The following proteins are encoded in a genomic region of Cellulomonas sp. ES6:
- a CDS encoding MBL fold metallo-hydrolase, producing the protein MPRSRTVATWALPLPDATPPATMRLHQLPTGTYTTRAALAVTGGRLRDRRELAATAVLVQHPDGDLLVDAGFGAGIDDHVRMLARMERAPYRRTRTVREQLDAAGYDYSRLLGVLVTHVHWDHVSGLDSLDVPVWLTSEERAYGATDPHGAVFRSVSRDHEIREYEIDGPPYLGFAASHDVHGDGSVVVARAGGHTPGSVVVFVTLPSGARYGFIGDLTWQLDGITRGAERPWLLRRVADTDAAVVRAGLDRSIALRDVVHIVPSHDVSAYAPIPVLAAGADDQPGLEP; encoded by the coding sequence ATGCCTCGTTCCCGGACCGTCGCCACCTGGGCCCTGCCGCTGCCCGACGCCACACCTCCCGCGACCATGCGCCTGCACCAGCTGCCGACCGGGACGTACACGACCCGTGCCGCCCTGGCGGTGACCGGGGGACGCCTCCGCGACCGCCGGGAGCTCGCGGCCACGGCGGTGCTCGTCCAGCACCCGGACGGCGACCTGCTGGTCGACGCGGGCTTCGGTGCGGGCATCGACGACCACGTGCGCATGCTCGCCCGCATGGAGCGTGCGCCGTACCGCCGGACCCGGACGGTCCGGGAACAGCTCGACGCGGCCGGGTACGACTACTCGCGTCTGCTCGGCGTGCTGGTGACGCACGTGCACTGGGACCACGTCAGCGGCCTCGACTCCCTCGACGTCCCGGTCTGGCTCACCAGCGAGGAGCGGGCCTACGGCGCCACCGACCCGCACGGGGCGGTGTTCCGCTCCGTCTCCCGCGACCACGAGATCCGCGAGTACGAGATCGACGGGCCGCCCTACCTCGGCTTCGCCGCGAGCCACGACGTCCACGGCGACGGCTCGGTGGTCGTCGCCCGGGCCGGGGGACACACGCCCGGGTCGGTCGTGGTGTTCGTGACCCTGCCCTCGGGCGCGCGCTACGGGTTCATCGGGGACCTGACCTGGCAGCTCGACGGGATCACACGCGGGGCGGAGCGTCCGTGGCTCCTGCGGCGCGTCGCCGACACGGACGCCGCCGTCGTGCGCGCCGGGCTCGACCGCAGCATCGCGCTGCGCGACGTGGTGCACATCGTCCCGTCGCACGACGTCTCGGCGTACGCGCCGATCCCCGTGCTGGCGGCCGGCGCCGACGACCAGCCGGGGCTCGAGCCGTGA
- a CDS encoding nitroreductase/quinone reductase family protein: MPDPGTARDGRPDRAAVRAALSIDRRSSAAARTIDLTTTGARSGRPRRIEIWFYRAGDDLYLTTTPARRHWYANVRAHPRIVVHLKHGVRVDLPATGVVITDPVERERVLREIVEELRHPDNRGGVQGIVGAVEDWVSGSPLVRIDLDDRSLLPGGR; the protein is encoded by the coding sequence GTGCCTGATCCCGGGACCGCTCGAGACGGCCGACCGGACCGTGCGGCCGTCAGGGCGGCGCTGTCCATCGACCGGCGGTCGAGTGCTGCCGCGCGCACGATCGACCTGACCACCACCGGAGCACGCTCCGGGCGCCCGCGCAGGATCGAGATCTGGTTCTACCGCGCGGGCGACGACCTCTACCTGACCACGACGCCGGCACGCCGCCACTGGTACGCCAACGTCCGGGCCCACCCGCGGATCGTCGTGCACCTCAAGCACGGCGTCCGGGTCGACCTGCCCGCCACCGGGGTCGTCATCACGGACCCCGTCGAGCGTGAGCGGGTGCTGCGCGAGATCGTCGAGGAGCTCCGGCACCCCGACAACCGCGGGGGAGTCCAGGGGATCGTCGGCGCGGTCGAGGACTGGGTGAGCGGGAGCCCGCTCGTCCGGATCGACCTCGACGACCGCTCGCTGCTGCCCGGCGGTCGGTGA
- a CDS encoding SDR family oxidoreductase, giving the protein MTERFSGEVVLVTGATGGMGASHVRGFHGEGARVVVAGRRDDAGAALVDELGARAVHVHLDVTEPEDWGSAVAVVEAAFGPISVLVNNAGLQTPPAPIEHTDPADWARALAVNTTGTFLGIRAVTPSLRRAGGGSIVNVASTMANVGTALFAPYTAAKWAVRGLTRTAALELGRDRIRVNSIHPGVVATPFVTEPVPGSETVVADAFSPDAFAVPRLAEPHEVTDMLLWLTSREAGFVTGAEFVVDGGLLLGPALPEEATARA; this is encoded by the coding sequence ATGACCGAACGCTTCAGCGGGGAGGTCGTCCTCGTGACGGGAGCCACCGGCGGGATGGGCGCGTCCCACGTCCGGGGTTTCCACGGCGAGGGTGCGCGGGTCGTCGTCGCGGGTCGCCGGGACGACGCGGGCGCGGCACTCGTCGACGAGCTCGGCGCCCGCGCCGTGCACGTGCACCTCGACGTCACCGAGCCCGAGGACTGGGGGAGTGCGGTCGCCGTCGTCGAGGCGGCGTTCGGCCCGATCTCCGTCCTGGTCAACAACGCGGGCCTGCAGACACCGCCCGCGCCGATCGAGCACACCGACCCGGCCGACTGGGCGCGCGCCCTCGCGGTCAACACGACCGGCACGTTCCTCGGCATCCGTGCGGTCACCCCGTCGCTGAGGCGGGCCGGCGGCGGGTCGATCGTCAACGTCGCCTCGACGATGGCGAACGTGGGCACCGCGCTGTTCGCGCCCTACACAGCCGCCAAGTGGGCCGTCCGCGGGCTGACCCGGACAGCCGCCCTGGAGCTGGGCCGCGACCGGATCCGGGTGAACTCGATCCACCCCGGGGTCGTCGCCACGCCGTTCGTCACCGAACCGGTGCCCGGCTCCGAGACGGTGGTCGCCGACGCCTTCTCTCCCGACGCCTTCGCGGTGCCTCGGCTGGCCGAGCCGCACGAGGTCACCGACATGCTGCTGTGGCTGACGTCCCGCGAGGCGGGCTTCGTCACCGGCGCCGAGTTCGTCGTCGACGGGGGACTGCTGCTGGGTCCCGCCCTCCCGGAGGAGGCCACCGCCCGTGCCTGA
- a CDS encoding TetR/AcrR family transcriptional regulator — translation MSSFHEQVAADKRAAILAAATALFGTQGFARTSLAQVAAAAGVSRSTLFKRFPTKDSLFDAIVTDVWTPQARPADLDPADPEAGLRALGTLYAELLTRPGMADLFRLVISEAPTSPELGRRQFDLGKMPFFEEVRAYLAAASRARTLAVDDPTMAATQMLGMISTFVLWPRMFLPDWGPDEGEVARAVEEAALTMSARYGNR, via the coding sequence ATGTCGTCGTTCCACGAGCAGGTCGCCGCCGACAAGCGGGCCGCGATCCTCGCCGCCGCCACCGCGCTCTTCGGGACCCAGGGGTTCGCCCGCACGTCCCTGGCGCAGGTCGCCGCGGCCGCGGGAGTCTCCCGGTCCACCTTGTTCAAGCGGTTCCCGACGAAGGACTCGCTGTTCGACGCGATCGTCACCGACGTGTGGACCCCGCAGGCGCGGCCCGCCGACCTCGACCCCGCCGACCCCGAGGCGGGGCTGCGTGCTCTCGGGACGCTGTACGCCGAGCTGCTGACCCGGCCGGGGATGGCCGACCTGTTCCGCCTCGTGATCAGCGAGGCGCCGACGTCCCCCGAGCTGGGGCGCCGGCAGTTCGACCTCGGGAAGATGCCCTTCTTCGAGGAGGTGCGCGCCTACCTCGCGGCGGCCTCCCGGGCGCGGACGCTGGCCGTCGACGACCCGACGATGGCAGCCACCCAGATGCTGGGCATGATCTCGACCTTCGTGCTGTGGCCGCGGATGTTCCTCCCCGACTGGGGCCCCGACGAGGGTGAGGTCGCCCGCGCCGTCGAGGAGGCCGCGCTGACCATGTCCGCTCGCTACGGGAACCGCTAG
- a CDS encoding DUF4184 family protein, with product MPFTLAHPAAVLPLARRPLVPAALVAGALSPDVPYFLPLRRSADAWYEPVVNATTTHSWPGALTVAVPTAAVLLGLWLLVREPARTVLRPDTRPAGEGTPRSGTAVRVAWVAVSLLLGVLTHVVWDAFTHGDGVIVRNVSWFREPLVGDVPAGRVLQHLSTVVGLLVLAVWAARAVTAWHRGGGRLRLDRARIAVVTALVVTGVIGAVLGGTAEAGSGPEGVLSGAAKAGLAASAAAVLVAAALWWLLRARTVVTPRSPRPAGRR from the coding sequence GTGCCGTTCACGCTCGCCCATCCCGCCGCCGTCCTCCCGCTGGCCCGCCGTCCGCTCGTCCCCGCAGCCCTCGTCGCCGGCGCGCTGAGCCCCGACGTGCCCTACTTCCTGCCGCTGCGCAGATCGGCCGACGCCTGGTACGAGCCCGTCGTCAACGCCACGACCACGCACAGCTGGCCCGGGGCGCTGACGGTGGCGGTGCCGACCGCGGCGGTCCTGCTCGGGCTGTGGCTGCTCGTCCGGGAGCCCGCGCGCACGGTGCTCCGACCGGACACCCGCCCGGCGGGAGAGGGCACGCCCCGCTCCGGGACCGCCGTCCGGGTCGCCTGGGTCGCCGTCTCGCTGCTGCTGGGGGTGCTCACCCACGTGGTGTGGGACGCCTTCACGCACGGGGACGGCGTGATCGTGCGGAACGTGTCGTGGTTCCGGGAGCCGCTGGTCGGCGACGTGCCCGCCGGCCGGGTCCTGCAGCACCTGAGCACGGTCGTCGGGCTGCTGGTCCTGGCCGTCTGGGCCGCGCGAGCCGTCACGGCGTGGCACCGCGGGGGAGGCCGGCTGCGGCTCGATCGGGCCCGCATCGCGGTCGTGACCGCACTGGTCGTCACAGGCGTCATCGGGGCGGTGCTCGGCGGCACGGCCGAGGCCGGCTCGGGGCCCGAGGGCGTGCTCTCCGGGGCCGCGAAGGCCGGCCTGGCGGCGTCCGCGGCCGCGGTCCTCGTCGCGGCGGCGCTGTGGTGGCTGCTGCGGGCGCGGACGGTCGTGACGCCGCGCAGCCCGCGACCTGCGGGTCGGCGCTAG
- a CDS encoding MarR family transcriptional regulator: protein MTQDLRVKLVRLMWLTNHHRARSFRGRGPLADRTRGQGRLLAALKLKDNIPTRDLAAVLGMSTASLNELIGKMVKAGYVTRAQSPDDGRVMLVTLTDAGRSVEQGESPDDTDIFACLTDEEQQTLSGYLDRLIAALSERMGLDPEHDDFALAMEERMRRLEEMGAFDRRGGPVFGPGSRPAGFGPRGGRGPWGGHGDRFPGRGARRGADGGRPDRPDGGHPRSTDGR from the coding sequence GTGACCCAGGACCTCAGGGTGAAGCTCGTGCGCCTCATGTGGTTGACGAACCACCACCGCGCGCGGTCGTTCCGTGGGCGCGGCCCGCTGGCGGACAGGACGCGCGGGCAGGGGCGTCTGCTCGCCGCGCTGAAGCTGAAGGACAACATCCCGACCAGGGACCTCGCCGCCGTGCTCGGGATGTCCACGGCCTCGCTCAACGAGCTGATCGGCAAGATGGTCAAGGCCGGCTACGTCACGCGCGCTCAGTCGCCGGACGACGGCCGCGTCATGCTGGTCACCCTCACGGACGCGGGTCGCTCCGTCGAGCAGGGTGAGTCCCCGGACGACACCGACATCTTCGCGTGCCTGACGGACGAGGAGCAGCAGACCCTGTCGGGCTACCTCGACCGGCTGATCGCGGCGCTGTCCGAGCGCATGGGCCTCGACCCGGAGCACGACGACTTCGCCCTCGCCATGGAGGAGCGCATGCGTCGCCTCGAGGAGATGGGCGCGTTCGACCGTCGCGGCGGTCCCGTCTTCGGTCCCGGGTCGCGTCCGGCGGGGTTCGGTCCCCGCGGCGGCCGCGGACCCTGGGGCGGCCACGGGGACCGGTTCCCGGGCCGCGGCGCCCGGCGCGGTGCCGACGGCGGCCGCCCCGACCGTCCGGACGGCGGTCACCCGCGCTCCACCGACGGCCGGTAG
- a CDS encoding MFS transporter: MSALTQPVPTAAPARTYPSLRAAWIPLAALCLAFFVEMVDNTLLSIALPTIGRDLGAGTTALQWVTGAYSLTFGGLLLTAGSIADRFGRRRVLDVGLVAFGLTSLLVVLVDSAGQLILLRAALGIAAAAMAPITNSLVFRLFDDETVRMRAVTVMIVVGMSGFVLGPLLGGTTLVHVRWEWLLVVNAPIALIAAIGIRLGVPADDPAGLTRTRLDLPGALLSVAAIGLTMETLTVGVGDGWLAPTTLACAAGAVAAVVGFVWRERSARAPMLDLALFRSGTVRGSAVVQVASSVAMAGVMFGLILHFQYALGWSPLQAGLANLPMVVAMIGGTPVSEGLIRRYGHRTACTIGVGFLATGLGGLAWAVGSGLGYLPVAVSVLGLSLGLRTLMTTCAVALMAAVPEDRTSLGAALNDTTQEIGTSFGTALTGTLIAALVTTVLPDGDWPAALVDSFFRGERVTYLVLAVVVAVIGLLGARSLTSSRSADEH, translated from the coding sequence GTGTCCGCACTCACCCAGCCCGTGCCCACCGCAGCGCCGGCGCGCACCTACCCCTCGCTCCGCGCCGCCTGGATCCCCCTGGCCGCCCTGTGCCTGGCGTTCTTCGTCGAGATGGTCGACAACACGCTCCTGTCGATCGCGCTGCCGACGATCGGCCGCGACCTCGGCGCCGGCACGACGGCGCTCCAGTGGGTCACCGGCGCCTACTCGCTGACCTTCGGCGGCCTGCTGCTCACCGCAGGGTCGATCGCCGACCGCTTCGGGCGCCGCCGGGTCCTCGACGTCGGACTCGTCGCCTTCGGCCTGACCAGCCTGCTCGTCGTCCTCGTCGACTCGGCCGGCCAGCTCATCCTGCTGCGCGCCGCCCTCGGCATCGCGGCGGCCGCCATGGCGCCGATCACGAACTCCCTGGTGTTCCGGCTGTTCGACGACGAGACGGTCCGGATGCGGGCGGTCACCGTGATGATCGTCGTGGGGATGTCCGGGTTCGTCCTCGGCCCGCTGCTCGGAGGCACGACCCTGGTCCACGTGCGGTGGGAGTGGCTCCTGGTCGTCAACGCCCCGATCGCGCTGATCGCCGCGATCGGGATCCGGCTCGGCGTCCCCGCGGACGACCCGGCCGGCCTGACCCGGACGAGGCTCGACCTCCCGGGCGCGCTGCTGTCCGTCGCCGCCATCGGGCTGACCATGGAGACGCTGACCGTGGGCGTGGGCGACGGCTGGCTCGCGCCGACCACCCTGGCGTGCGCGGCCGGGGCGGTCGCGGCCGTCGTGGGCTTCGTGTGGCGCGAGCGCAGCGCCCGCGCGCCGATGCTCGACCTCGCGCTGTTCCGCTCCGGCACCGTGCGGGGCTCGGCGGTCGTCCAGGTGGCGTCGTCCGTCGCCATGGCGGGCGTCATGTTCGGCCTGATCCTGCACTTCCAGTACGCGCTCGGCTGGAGCCCGCTCCAGGCGGGACTGGCCAACCTGCCGATGGTCGTCGCGATGATCGGCGGGACGCCGGTGTCCGAGGGGCTGATCCGGCGCTACGGCCACCGCACGGCCTGCACGATCGGGGTCGGGTTCCTCGCGACCGGTCTCGGTGGTCTCGCGTGGGCCGTCGGCAGCGGCCTGGGCTACCTCCCCGTCGCGGTCTCGGTGCTCGGCCTCTCGCTCGGCCTGCGGACGCTCATGACCACCTGCGCCGTGGCGCTGATGGCCGCCGTGCCCGAGGACCGCACGTCCCTCGGCGCGGCGCTGAACGACACGACCCAGGAGATCGGGACCTCGTTCGGCACCGCCCTGACCGGCACCCTCATCGCCGCACTCGTCACCACCGTGCTCCCCGACGGCGACTGGCCCGCGGCGCTGGTCGACTCGTTCTTCCGCGGCGAGCGCGTCACGTACCTGGTCCTCGCCGTCGTCGTGGCCGTCATCGGCCTGCTCGGCGCACGGTCCCTGACGAGCTCGCGCAGCGCCGACGAGCACTGA
- a CDS encoding AraC family transcriptional regulator has product MITSLNRLVDLVEADLAEELDVARLARAVGTTEYHLRRMFSSLAGMPLSEYVRRRRMTVAAADVVGRSEDLLGIAVRYGYGSAEAFGRAFQAVHGISPGRARRDGGPFRSQPRLRFRLTVEGASPMDVRIDSRPAFRLVGHATRVPLVHEGVNPAIQRHVASLAPQEHQRLKALGDTEPRGLLAVSADLDPDRREGTELTYLHGVAVSDEVDVPADLDVLPVPAGAWAVFRASGSYPATLQDLWAATATEWFPSNPWRLRPGPELVAVLDRADDFSTATVELWLPVEAA; this is encoded by the coding sequence GTGATCACCTCGCTCAACCGGCTCGTGGACCTCGTCGAGGCCGACCTCGCCGAGGAGCTCGACGTCGCCCGCCTCGCGCGTGCCGTCGGGACCACCGAGTACCACCTGCGGCGCATGTTCTCGTCGCTGGCGGGCATGCCGCTCTCGGAGTACGTGCGCCGCCGGCGGATGACCGTGGCCGCGGCGGACGTCGTGGGCCGGTCCGAGGACCTGCTGGGCATCGCCGTGCGCTACGGCTACGGGTCGGCCGAGGCGTTCGGCCGGGCGTTCCAGGCCGTGCACGGCATCAGCCCGGGCCGGGCGCGACGTGACGGTGGCCCCTTCCGCAGCCAGCCTCGCCTGAGGTTCCGCCTGACCGTCGAAGGAGCATCACCCATGGACGTCCGCATCGACTCCCGCCCCGCGTTCCGCCTGGTGGGGCACGCCACCCGTGTCCCCCTCGTGCACGAGGGCGTCAACCCTGCGATCCAGCGGCACGTCGCGTCGCTGGCCCCGCAGGAGCACCAGCGTCTCAAGGCCCTCGGCGACACCGAGCCGCGCGGTCTGCTCGCCGTGAGCGCCGACCTCGACCCCGACCGCCGGGAGGGCACGGAGCTGACCTACCTGCACGGCGTGGCCGTGTCGGACGAGGTGGACGTGCCCGCCGACCTCGACGTGCTCCCCGTGCCGGCCGGGGCGTGGGCGGTGTTCCGGGCTTCCGGCTCCTACCCGGCGACGCTGCAGGACCTCTGGGCCGCCACGGCGACCGAGTGGTTCCCGTCGAACCCGTGGCGCCTGCGGCCGGGGCCCGAGCTGGTCGCGGTGCTCGACCGCGCCGACGACTTCAGCACGGCGACCGTCGAGCTCTGGCTGCCCGTCGAGGCCGCCTGA
- a CDS encoding histidine kinase, with translation MEPADRPSPPARAGTGGRLPGLALPRPGLRRPGDEDLWDGVLDVALLVAVVVRGALLVRDGRVAEVVVLAAVAVVLALRRRHLRVATGVVCMLSVVAAALGADPTVYAVLTCAALFSAAMHVRGRSVPALAVVVLVVQSLTIAAAGDGTTLLVSFLTVTTWTALALVLGSAVRANLDYVLALEHEAAAVRAARASETARHITDERLRIARDLHDAVAHSIAAINVQAGAAERHLRTDPGRAEESLQQVRGASRAVLLELRDIVAVLRSGAPADDPVTGRASASGVPALLAEAAARGDEVVADVDVDLDGLDPAVGAALYRVVQEALTNAHRHGAGGVTVAVADEGDAVAVHVSNPVADLRSRRAAGYGLVGMRERVEQAGGSLELRADAGSFSVHAWLPRTRHAVRRADATEPDATW, from the coding sequence ATGGAGCCCGCCGACCGTCCGTCCCCTCCGGCGCGCGCGGGTACCGGCGGCCGCCTCCCTGGCCTCGCGCTCCCCCGCCCCGGGCTCCGGCGGCCCGGCGACGAGGACCTGTGGGACGGCGTGCTGGACGTCGCCCTGCTGGTCGCCGTGGTCGTCCGCGGGGCGCTCCTCGTCCGGGACGGCCGCGTCGCGGAGGTCGTCGTCCTGGCAGCCGTCGCGGTGGTGCTGGCGCTGCGACGCCGCCACCTGCGGGTCGCCACCGGCGTGGTGTGCATGCTGTCGGTCGTCGCCGCGGCGCTCGGCGCGGACCCGACCGTGTACGCGGTGCTCACCTGCGCGGCGCTGTTCAGTGCGGCGATGCACGTCCGCGGCCGCTCGGTCCCGGCGCTGGCGGTCGTCGTGCTCGTCGTGCAGTCGCTCACGATCGCCGCGGCGGGCGACGGGACGACGCTCCTGGTGTCGTTCCTGACCGTCACCACGTGGACGGCGCTGGCGCTCGTGCTCGGCTCCGCGGTGCGTGCGAACCTCGACTACGTGCTCGCCCTGGAGCACGAGGCGGCGGCGGTCCGCGCCGCCCGTGCCAGCGAGACGGCCCGGCACATCACGGACGAGCGGCTGCGCATCGCACGCGACCTGCACGACGCGGTGGCGCACTCGATCGCCGCGATCAACGTGCAGGCGGGTGCCGCGGAACGGCACCTGCGCACGGACCCGGGCCGCGCCGAGGAGTCCCTGCAGCAGGTGCGAGGCGCGAGCCGGGCGGTGCTGCTGGAGCTGCGCGACATCGTCGCGGTGCTCCGGTCGGGCGCGCCCGCGGACGACCCGGTGACGGGGCGCGCCTCGGCGTCCGGGGTGCCGGCGCTGCTCGCCGAGGCGGCGGCGCGCGGTGACGAGGTGGTGGCGGACGTCGACGTCGACCTGGACGGGCTCGACCCGGCGGTGGGCGCGGCGCTCTACCGCGTCGTGCAGGAGGCGCTGACCAACGCGCACCGTCACGGTGCCGGGGGCGTCACGGTGGCTGTCGCCGACGAGGGCGACGCCGTCGCCGTCCACGTGAGCAACCCGGTGGCCGACCTGCGGAGCCGGCGGGCCGCCGGCTACGGCCTGGTCGGCATGCGCGAGCGCGTCGAGCAGGCCGGCGGGTCGCTGGAGCTCCGCGCGGACGCCGGCTCGTTCTCCGTGCACGCCTGGCTCCCGCGGACCCGGCACGCGGTGCGGCGCGCCGACGCGACCGAGCCGGACGCGACGTGGTGA
- a CDS encoding response regulator transcription factor, with the protein MVTRVLLVDDQAMMRTGLRAILDGSDGIVVVGEATDGADAVRQAVDLRPDVVLMDLQMPGLHGVEATRRLRRDSRLRDTRVLVLTTFDGDAETVAALRAGASGFLGKSAGPDELVEAVLAVAGGRAALSAHALSVVVEDASGRQARDTQDEDLARRIATLTARERDVVAAAAQGADNRQIAAQLFISPFTVKTHLNRAMTKLGARDRAQVVVLAHRAGMA; encoded by the coding sequence GTGGTGACGCGGGTCCTCCTGGTGGACGACCAGGCGATGATGCGTACGGGCCTGCGCGCGATCCTGGACGGCTCGGACGGGATCGTGGTCGTCGGCGAGGCGACCGACGGCGCGGACGCGGTGCGTCAGGCGGTCGACCTGCGCCCCGACGTCGTGCTGATGGACCTGCAGATGCCCGGGCTCCACGGCGTGGAGGCCACCCGTCGCCTGCGGCGGGACTCCCGGCTGCGGGACACCCGCGTGCTGGTGCTGACGACGTTCGACGGGGACGCCGAGACCGTCGCCGCGCTCCGTGCCGGCGCCTCGGGGTTCCTGGGCAAGAGCGCGGGACCCGACGAGCTCGTCGAGGCCGTCCTCGCGGTCGCGGGCGGGCGCGCGGCCCTGTCGGCCCACGCCCTGAGCGTCGTGGTCGAGGACGCCTCCGGGCGGCAGGCGCGCGACACGCAGGACGAGGACCTCGCGCGCAGGATCGCCACGCTGACCGCGCGGGAACGCGACGTGGTGGCCGCGGCCGCCCAGGGCGCGGACAACCGGCAGATCGCCGCGCAGCTGTTCATCTCGCCCTTCACCGTCAAGACGCACCTCAACCGCGCCATGACGAAGCTGGGCGCGCGGGACCGGGCGCAGGTGGTCGTGCTCGCCCACCGCGCGGGGATGGCGTAG
- a CDS encoding RNA polymerase sigma factor has product MTPDERFAALFERTHRPLLAYALRRVSDPADAADVVAETFLVAWRRLDDVPAGEAARPWLFGVARRVLANHYRGERRRDALADRLRDQLTEVVPQPAEPEPPGAGGHAAPA; this is encoded by the coding sequence ATGACACCGGACGAGCGGTTCGCCGCACTGTTCGAACGCACGCACCGGCCGCTGCTCGCGTACGCGCTGCGGCGGGTCAGCGACCCGGCCGACGCCGCCGACGTGGTCGCCGAGACGTTCCTCGTGGCGTGGCGGCGGCTGGACGACGTCCCGGCCGGCGAGGCGGCGCGCCCGTGGCTGTTCGGGGTCGCCCGGCGGGTGCTCGCCAACCACTACCGCGGCGAGCGGCGGCGGGACGCCCTGGCGGACCGGCTGCGCGACCAGCTCACGGAGGTGGTCCCGCAGCCCGCGGAGCCGGAGCCCCCCGGCGCTGGCGGCCATGCGGCGCCTGCCTGA
- a CDS encoding sigma-70 family RNA polymerase sigma factor, with product MRRLPDADQEVLRLLAWEELAHDEIAQVLGVSRAAVRVRLHRARRRLREQMDLVTDLRRDERAADGGEPGPPDGRARGARLATTVRPSTEEA from the coding sequence ATGCGGCGCCTGCCTGACGCGGACCAGGAGGTGCTGCGCCTGCTCGCGTGGGAGGAGCTGGCGCACGACGAGATCGCCCAGGTGCTGGGGGTGTCGCGGGCGGCGGTGCGCGTGCGGCTCCACCGCGCCCGGCGTCGGCTGCGGGAGCAGATGGACCTGGTGACCGACCTGCGTCGGGACGAGCGGGCCGCCGACGGCGGCGAACCAGGTCCCCCGGACGGCCGGGCGCGCGGCGCCCGGCTCGCCACCACCGTCCGACCCAGCACCGAGGAGGCGTGA
- a CDS encoding TetR/AcrR family transcriptional regulator, whose product MAEVPRRANAVRNRARILDVARALLAERGTAVGMDEIAAAAGLAVGTLYRHFPNKRDLVVAALGETLVEVTDEIDAAASSIRSGAPAGEVLEALLADGAGAERRLHALKEAAVLLGHDSHATPAMSTMTRAIEGLLAAGRDRDQIRADIGADDIYLLLASAPRDERRSRWVHLMLASIVRA is encoded by the coding sequence ATGGCCGAGGTCCCCCGACGAGCGAATGCGGTACGCAACCGGGCCCGCATCCTCGACGTCGCGCGCGCGCTGCTGGCCGAGCGCGGCACGGCCGTGGGGATGGACGAGATCGCCGCAGCGGCCGGCCTCGCCGTGGGCACGCTGTACCGGCACTTCCCGAACAAGCGCGACCTCGTCGTGGCGGCGCTCGGGGAGACGCTCGTGGAGGTGACGGACGAGATCGACGCCGCGGCGAGCAGCATCCGGTCCGGCGCACCGGCGGGGGAGGTGCTCGAGGCCCTGCTCGCCGACGGCGCCGGGGCGGAGCGGCGGCTGCACGCGCTCAAGGAGGCGGCGGTCCTCCTCGGTCACGACAGCCACGCCACGCCCGCGATGTCGACCATGACGCGTGCGATCGAGGGTCTGCTGGCCGCCGGCCGGGACCGCGACCAGATCCGGGCGGACATCGGCGCCGACGACATCTACCTGCTGCTCGCCAGCGCCCCCCGCGACGAGCGCCGCTCCCGGTGGGTGCACCTCATGCTGGCGAGCATCGTGCGGGCGTGA
- a CDS encoding oxidoreductase → MDTHQVALVTGATSGIGAATARALHAQGWTVYGSGRRVERLAALADEGVGPLPMDLTDDATLAAAVDRVLAETGRIDLLVNNAGYGSLGSLEETPLDEGRRQFDVNVFGAARLIQLVVPHMRDAGRGRIVNVTSGGGKAHTPLGSWYHGTKFALEAISDCLRIELAPFGIDVVVVEPGPTDTEWGGIAAHLLRETSGSGPYARLAVPLAAGYDHTGTARLTPSATVARVITTAATARRPRTRYAIGAARAAVLARRWLGDRAYDRLIVRVSGLPRARR, encoded by the coding sequence ATGGACACCCACCAGGTAGCACTCGTGACCGGAGCGACCTCCGGCATCGGCGCGGCGACCGCCCGCGCCCTCCACGCGCAGGGCTGGACCGTGTACGGCTCCGGCCGGCGGGTGGAACGCCTCGCCGCGCTCGCGGACGAGGGGGTCGGGCCCCTCCCGATGGACCTGACCGACGACGCGACGCTCGCGGCCGCGGTCGACCGCGTGCTCGCGGAGACCGGCCGGATCGACCTGCTCGTCAACAACGCGGGCTACGGCTCGCTCGGTTCGCTCGAGGAGACGCCGCTCGACGAGGGCCGCCGCCAGTTCGACGTGAACGTGTTCGGCGCCGCGCGGCTGATCCAGCTCGTCGTGCCGCACATGCGCGACGCCGGCCGTGGCCGCATCGTCAACGTGACGTCCGGGGGCGGCAAGGCGCACACGCCGCTGGGCTCGTGGTACCACGGCACGAAGTTCGCGCTGGAGGCGATCAGCGACTGCCTGCGCATCGAGCTCGCGCCGTTCGGGATCGACGTCGTCGTGGTGGAGCCGGGGCCGACGGACACCGAGTGGGGCGGGATCGCCGCGCACCTGCTGCGCGAGACGTCGGGCTCCGGGCCCTACGCCAGGCTGGCCGTCCCGCTCGCCGCCGGGTACGACCACACCGGGACCGCCCGCCTGACGCCCTCGGCGACGGTCGCCCGGGTCATCACGACGGCCGCGACCGCCCGGAGGCCGCGCACCCGCTACGCGATTGGCGCCGCCCGGGCGGCCGTCCTGGCCCGGCGCTGGCTCGGGGACCGCGCGTACGACCGGCTCATCGTGCGCGTCAGCGGGCTGCCGCGGGCACGGCGGTGA